TTATGTGTAATAATCTTAACGATGCTTACTACGTTAGCATAAATACTATTATTTGAATACTAATGTGATGTTTGAAAAGTATTATTGAAATACTGTTGTTTTAAGACAACCTAATTAACGAACACCTAATTAAACTCTACTGCACTCGTTATCGGAAGAAGCGATGCTCTGTTTGTACATCGCACCCGTTACTTTAAGTACAACCTATCACAATCTGGTAGATAGAAACTTAAAACATTCCCCAGAATAAATTTAATTGAGTTGTAAGGAAGTAAAGTAGTAACCCTATGGGGACCACTATGATTATTTGTTTGGGCGACTGATATAAGACAAAAATCATGGCTATCCAAAGTAGAAATTCCAATATATTCATAATATCAAAATACCAAAATCCAAATGCAAAAGCTTGTCTTGAAATAAACATAAATATTATAGATGAAATAAAAATAGCAATTATACCTTTACTTTTAGCATACCAACAAGCAAAAGCCATAAATGGTGAAAAAACAATCATGATAATCCAAATCATCATTTATGTGTTAGGGAAAAAACCAGCTATCATAATAGTATAAAAATAATAACTACCTACCATTCCTACAAAAAACAAAAAGACATTTATGGCAGACCTTACAGGCGATTTACTATACACAGAAATTAGTACTGCAAGGAAAATCCAAACTCCCATACGAGAAAAAAAGTTCCTTAAATCCAACACTTCAAGAAAATATGGTAATAAATTACTGGCAGTTTCATCAAGCACCTTGGAAATTATGCCTAAAGTAACTCCTGAGATAAATAATAATGTCGAATATAAAAATTTTCTTGATAGAGATATATTTAATTTTTGAATTTCATTCAACAAGTATTTCATTTATCCCTCACAAATATAAAAAATTTTCATTTCATATTTTTCTACTATTGTACAACCTTCTAGCGCCTTACTTGCCAAATATCTATTTGGACATCTTTCCGATGCAATTTCCTCTAATATATTAATTACTCACCTTGTATTTGCACCATTGTCTTCTTATTCCAATTACCAAGTAAACAAGTGCTACGCACAAAATTACTTGGTTAATGAAAAACGATAGCCTTGTAAATTCACCATAAGTTATTCCTGTTGACAATTTCATGAAGTTCAAATAAACAAAATCAATATACAACGGTGCAAAGAAACTATTTAACTGGTGAAATAAAAGGATGAGAAAAAAATAGATGCCTTCTTTAAATGAAGAGTTTTTACATTGAATGAGTCCAAAGGCTAGTATAATAACAATTAGAAATTGTAATATGATATTTAAAACTCCTATTAAACTCATTAAATACCTTACCTCCTGTAAACGGCAATTTTTTCTAAATCTACTAAACTTCTTCCATTAGTAATTCAATTAAAAAAGGTGCTTTTCCTTCTTCTTGCCGGAAAGCACCCTCTTGTTCAACTTATGATGGTTTACTCATAACAAGTTCAAAGATCTTATTTTAATTTAGAAAGTAAATCTTTAATTGAATCCTTTAAGACTATAGGCAATTTTTCAAACGAGTAATTCGTTTCAAGTCTCTCTGTTCGTTGGTGTGGATCACGACCAAACGGACCAATGTTAATGACTGGAATGTTTAACTCTTGAATCTCTTTCACAGGTAATGAGTAACCTTTATTAAATAAAGGTGTATTATTCGTTACTTGCAAGATGTCTTCATCCGTCTCTTTCAATTGCACGAAGCTTAAGTCTGATAATCCTGCAAAATAGTTTTGTTTTACAACATTGACTCCAAACTTTTCCTTGAAATTAGTAACTGTTTTATTGGCAACAGATTGTATAAATTCATTTTCCATAGATGATACAGCTGGATAAAATGGTGGTGAATAAAACATGACAATCATTGGTGCTTTATCTTTACATAAAAACGCTAAGTCTTGGACTAGCTTTGCAGAAAAGTCTCTATCCCCATCATTTCCTCTGTTCGTAATTAAATAATTTTGTCTTCTTTCAATTTCTTCTTTACCGTGTAGGCTAATCGCATATTGTAACAACTCATCATACGTAAACACATTTACAGAAACTTTTTTCGGATTAGTTAAAACACTTTCAGCACTTTTCGTGTAGTGCTCCTCAATCGATGTTGCAACCTCTTTTACTGAAGAAAGGAGTTTTTCCGTAATTTCTTTTAATTTCCGCTTCATATAGATAAGGTTGATCATCGTAACAGAAGAGTGCGGCGTTTGGACAGAGTATTTCTCTTTAAAATCTTTTTGGATTAAATTCGTTGGTGGTGGTGTCATTTCTCCGTCAACGAACTCACAAAAATCTGTATTTAACTCAAAGAAGTTTGTGATCTTTGAAACCATGAAATTTGAGTTAAGCCCTGAGTAAGGCTCACCAACATGCGTTTCTGCTCCGAGGCAAAAGAAGCTCGGCAAAAGCTTGCCAACAGAACCTGTATAAATATACTTATTTGTATCTTTTGGGTGGTTTTTAAACATTGGTTCTGAATTTAAGCAAGCAACAAATTCTAAATTGTATTGCTCCTTCATTTGTTTTAATACTGGAACAGCCGATAACATACCTACAGAGTTTACCTCTTCGTCTGGTACGGAAACCATTAATAAGTTCCCTTCAAATTCCCCAGCTGCCGCTCGTTCAATCATCGCCATTTGCAATGCAACGCCGGCTTTCATATCCATGGAACCGCGCCCAAATAACCATTCTTCTTCACTATTTTCTATATCTTCTTGAACAACATTATCAAAATTATGTTTCTTTTCTTTCATAGCATTTGTTAACTCTTCCATTTGGAAAGCTAAATGTTTAAAATTACCGTAATCTTCAATATCAACAACATCAAAGTGGCTTAGTAATATAACAGTTTTGGTTGCATTC
This window of the Lottiidibacillus patelloidae genome carries:
- a CDS encoding M20/M25/M40 family metallo-hydrolase, whose product is MKWQTKEQLIQLLSSLVAVPSISETAGEIAVAENIHNQLSSLDYFKRNKEFLTLHPTHDGRKFLTAFVKKKNATKTVILLSHFDVVDIEDYGNFKHLAFQMEELTNAMKEKKHNFDNVVQEDIENSEEEWLFGRGSMDMKAGVALQMAMIERAAAGEFEGNLLMVSVPDEEVNSVGMLSAVPVLKQMKEQYNLEFVACLNSEPMFKNHPKDTNKYIYTGSVGKLLPSFFCLGAETHVGEPYSGLNSNFMVSKITNFFELNTDFCEFVDGEMTPPPTNLIQKDFKEKYSVQTPHSSVTMINLIYMKRKLKEITEKLLSSVKEVATSIEEHYTKSAESVLTNPKKVSVNVFTYDELLQYAISLHGKEEIERRQNYLITNRGNDGDRDFSAKLVQDLAFLCKDKAPMIVMFYSPPFYPAVSSMENEFIQSVANKTVTNFKEKFGVNVVKQNYFAGLSDLSFVQLKETDEDILQVTNNTPLFNKGYSLPVKEIQELNIPVINIGPFGRDPHQRTERLETNYSFEKLPIVLKDSIKDLLSKLK